The proteins below come from a single Haemorhous mexicanus isolate bHaeMex1 chromosome 20, bHaeMex1.pri, whole genome shotgun sequence genomic window:
- the CCDC57 gene encoding coiled-coil domain-containing protein 57 isoform X2, producing MQAELNWQRLCENAECNCYQKSEDPTHSLSSSTAEIFQYDNIGPLCKYIPALEIKKLQEQNASLRAAIAQMRKEMESLDEQMLSSLPQTDDRQLAEQGSLSTNKNSAGTTLSNIKVSSTKLDCLVNPDTEEGPKPKVLEENMVDFGQQLPDIDTGIGCQYSVKHTLRGMQNKLKEATRKISILRQEKRQLIEMGNRLRAELGMVLKEGVWHPVSFKQCTVCIASGSLLPRELVKRTQCQLSILKHLQHRLTTQELQCTRQQHPSRFSSLTACPSLKEEEAPSSCREETELSSSEVWIDFSIENHGPHTFSATKADTSRKTVQTQLLSQSPSHVQQVQLSSSRTHNFCQILDTGSSRSLLSPRKNTSQGDFEVVHSIKQSEESWQNVKAKDKLETSAEDLTVRGKRLEVQQKLKSRSLFCAHLLKPKISSSMTKIRNYNIKD from the exons ATGCAAGCAGAACTTAACTGGCAGCGGCTCTGTGAGAATGCTGAATGTAATTGTTATCAGAAGTCAGAGGATCCAACTCACAGCCTATCTTCATCTACAGCGGAG atatTTCAGTATGACAATATAGGTCCTCTGTGTAAATATATCCctgctttggaaataaaaaagctgCAAGAACAGAATGCCAGCCTTCGGGCTGCTATTGCACAAATGAGGAAAGAAATGGAGAGTCTTGATGAGCAGATGTTGTCTTCTCTTCCTCAAACAGACGACAGACAACTTGCAGAACAAG GTTCATTGAGCACAAACAAAAATTCAGCTGGAACCACACTGAGCAACATCAAAGTCAGTTCAACTAAGTTGGATTGTTTAGTAAACCCGGACACAGAAGAG GGTCCAAAACCCAAAGTTCTTGAAGAAAACATGGTAGATTTTGGACAACAGCTACCTGATATAGATACTGGTATTGGTTGTCAATATAGTGTCAAACACACTCTACGAGGAATGCAAAATAAACTCAAGGAAGCAACAAGAAAAATTTCAATTCTGAGACAAGAAAAGCGGCAGCTGATTGAAATGGGAAACAGACTCAGGGCAGAACTTGGAATGGTGTTAAAGGAAG GAGTCTGGCATCCTGTTAGCTTTAAACAATGCACAGTTTGTATTGCCTCTGGTAGTCTTCTTCCAAGAGAACTTGTCAAAAGAACACAGTGTCAGCTATCAATTCTAAAGCATCTACAGCACAGACTCACAACACAG GAGCTGCAGTGCACAAGGCAACAGCATCCTTCAAGGTTCTCGTCTCTTACTGCCTGCCCTAGcttaaaggaagaagaagctCCAAGCAGCTGTagagaagaaacagaattaTCATCCAGTGAG GTTTGGATAGATTTCTCTATTGAAAATCATGGGCCACATACATTCTCAGCAACAAAGGCAGATACATCCAGAAAGACTGTTCAAACTCAGCTGCTCAGTCAGAGTCCTAGTCATGTCCAGCAGGTTCAGCTTTCTTCATCCAGAACGCATAATTTCTGTCAAATTTTAGATACGGGATCAAGCCGTTCTCTACTCAGTCCTCGGAAGAACACCAGCCAGG GGGATTTTGAAGTTGTACATTCAATCAAGCAATCTGAAGAATCTTGGCAAAATGTCAAAGCCAAGGATAAACTTGAAACATCAGCTGAAGATTTGACAGTTAGAGGAAAAAGGCTGGAAGTTCAGCAGAAGTTAAAATCCAGGAGTTTATTTTGTGCTCATctgttaaaaccaaaaatctctTCTAGCATGACAAAAATCCGCAATTACAATATTAAAGACTGA
- the CCDC57 gene encoding coiled-coil domain-containing protein 57 isoform X4 — protein MQAELNWQRLCENAECNCYQKSEDPTHSLSSSTAEVQADLQKTDYRLHEVKCVLSALTVEREQTIQASFNHSISPEGEKQIFQYDNIGPLCKYIPALEIKKLQEQNASLRAAIAQMRKEMESLDEQMLSSLPQTDDRQLAEQGSLSTNKNSAGTTLSNIKVSSTKLDCLVNPDTEEELQCTRQQHPSRFSSLTACPSLKEEEAPSSCREETELSSSEVWIDFSIENHGPHTFSATKADTSRKTVQTQLLSQSPSHVQQVQLSSSRTHNFCQILDTGSSRSLLSPRKNTSQGDFEVVHSIKQSEESWQNVKAKDKLETSAEDLTVRGKRLEVQQKLKSRSLFCAHLLKPKISSSMTKIRNYNIKD, from the exons ATGCAAGCAGAACTTAACTGGCAGCGGCTCTGTGAGAATGCTGAATGTAATTGTTATCAGAAGTCAGAGGATCCAACTCACAGCCTATCTTCATCTACAGCGGAG GTTCAAGCTGATCTACAGAAAACAGACTACAGGTTGCATGAAGTGAAGTGTGTTCTTTCTGCTTTGACTGTTGAGAGAGAACAGACAATACAAGCATCGTTTAATCACAGTATTTCACCTGAAGGGGAGAAGCAG atatTTCAGTATGACAATATAGGTCCTCTGTGTAAATATATCCctgctttggaaataaaaaagctgCAAGAACAGAATGCCAGCCTTCGGGCTGCTATTGCACAAATGAGGAAAGAAATGGAGAGTCTTGATGAGCAGATGTTGTCTTCTCTTCCTCAAACAGACGACAGACAACTTGCAGAACAAG GTTCATTGAGCACAAACAAAAATTCAGCTGGAACCACACTGAGCAACATCAAAGTCAGTTCAACTAAGTTGGATTGTTTAGTAAACCCGGACACAGAAGAG GAGCTGCAGTGCACAAGGCAACAGCATCCTTCAAGGTTCTCGTCTCTTACTGCCTGCCCTAGcttaaaggaagaagaagctCCAAGCAGCTGTagagaagaaacagaattaTCATCCAGTGAG GTTTGGATAGATTTCTCTATTGAAAATCATGGGCCACATACATTCTCAGCAACAAAGGCAGATACATCCAGAAAGACTGTTCAAACTCAGCTGCTCAGTCAGAGTCCTAGTCATGTCCAGCAGGTTCAGCTTTCTTCATCCAGAACGCATAATTTCTGTCAAATTTTAGATACGGGATCAAGCCGTTCTCTACTCAGTCCTCGGAAGAACACCAGCCAGG GGGATTTTGAAGTTGTACATTCAATCAAGCAATCTGAAGAATCTTGGCAAAATGTCAAAGCCAAGGATAAACTTGAAACATCAGCTGAAGATTTGACAGTTAGAGGAAAAAGGCTGGAAGTTCAGCAGAAGTTAAAATCCAGGAGTTTATTTTGTGCTCATctgttaaaaccaaaaatctctTCTAGCATGACAAAAATCCGCAATTACAATATTAAAGACTGA
- the CCDC57 gene encoding coiled-coil domain-containing protein 57 isoform X1 has protein sequence MQAELNWQRLCENAECNCYQKSEDPTHSLSSSTAEVQADLQKTDYRLHEVKCVLSALTVEREQTIQASFNHSISPEGEKQIFQYDNIGPLCKYIPALEIKKLQEQNASLRAAIAQMRKEMESLDEQMLSSLPQTDDRQLAEQGSLSTNKNSAGTTLSNIKVSSTKLDCLVNPDTEEGPKPKVLEENMVDFGQQLPDIDTGIGCQYSVKHTLRGMQNKLKEATRKISILRQEKRQLIEMGNRLRAELGMVLKEGVWHPVSFKQCTVCIASGSLLPRELVKRTQCQLSILKHLQHRLTTQELQCTRQQHPSRFSSLTACPSLKEEEAPSSCREETELSSSEVWIDFSIENHGPHTFSATKADTSRKTVQTQLLSQSPSHVQQVQLSSSRTHNFCQILDTGSSRSLLSPRKNTSQGDFEVVHSIKQSEESWQNVKAKDKLETSAEDLTVRGKRLEVQQKLKSRSLFCAHLLKPKISSSMTKIRNYNIKD, from the exons ATGCAAGCAGAACTTAACTGGCAGCGGCTCTGTGAGAATGCTGAATGTAATTGTTATCAGAAGTCAGAGGATCCAACTCACAGCCTATCTTCATCTACAGCGGAG GTTCAAGCTGATCTACAGAAAACAGACTACAGGTTGCATGAAGTGAAGTGTGTTCTTTCTGCTTTGACTGTTGAGAGAGAACAGACAATACAAGCATCGTTTAATCACAGTATTTCACCTGAAGGGGAGAAGCAG atatTTCAGTATGACAATATAGGTCCTCTGTGTAAATATATCCctgctttggaaataaaaaagctgCAAGAACAGAATGCCAGCCTTCGGGCTGCTATTGCACAAATGAGGAAAGAAATGGAGAGTCTTGATGAGCAGATGTTGTCTTCTCTTCCTCAAACAGACGACAGACAACTTGCAGAACAAG GTTCATTGAGCACAAACAAAAATTCAGCTGGAACCACACTGAGCAACATCAAAGTCAGTTCAACTAAGTTGGATTGTTTAGTAAACCCGGACACAGAAGAG GGTCCAAAACCCAAAGTTCTTGAAGAAAACATGGTAGATTTTGGACAACAGCTACCTGATATAGATACTGGTATTGGTTGTCAATATAGTGTCAAACACACTCTACGAGGAATGCAAAATAAACTCAAGGAAGCAACAAGAAAAATTTCAATTCTGAGACAAGAAAAGCGGCAGCTGATTGAAATGGGAAACAGACTCAGGGCAGAACTTGGAATGGTGTTAAAGGAAG GAGTCTGGCATCCTGTTAGCTTTAAACAATGCACAGTTTGTATTGCCTCTGGTAGTCTTCTTCCAAGAGAACTTGTCAAAAGAACACAGTGTCAGCTATCAATTCTAAAGCATCTACAGCACAGACTCACAACACAG GAGCTGCAGTGCACAAGGCAACAGCATCCTTCAAGGTTCTCGTCTCTTACTGCCTGCCCTAGcttaaaggaagaagaagctCCAAGCAGCTGTagagaagaaacagaattaTCATCCAGTGAG GTTTGGATAGATTTCTCTATTGAAAATCATGGGCCACATACATTCTCAGCAACAAAGGCAGATACATCCAGAAAGACTGTTCAAACTCAGCTGCTCAGTCAGAGTCCTAGTCATGTCCAGCAGGTTCAGCTTTCTTCATCCAGAACGCATAATTTCTGTCAAATTTTAGATACGGGATCAAGCCGTTCTCTACTCAGTCCTCGGAAGAACACCAGCCAGG GGGATTTTGAAGTTGTACATTCAATCAAGCAATCTGAAGAATCTTGGCAAAATGTCAAAGCCAAGGATAAACTTGAAACATCAGCTGAAGATTTGACAGTTAGAGGAAAAAGGCTGGAAGTTCAGCAGAAGTTAAAATCCAGGAGTTTATTTTGTGCTCATctgttaaaaccaaaaatctctTCTAGCATGACAAAAATCCGCAATTACAATATTAAAGACTGA
- the CCDC57 gene encoding coiled-coil domain-containing protein 57 isoform X3, giving the protein MLHGRAKAIFQYDNIGPLCKYIPALEIKKLQEQNASLRAAIAQMRKEMESLDEQMLSSLPQTDDRQLAEQGSLSTNKNSAGTTLSNIKVSSTKLDCLVNPDTEEGPKPKVLEENMVDFGQQLPDIDTGIGCQYSVKHTLRGMQNKLKEATRKISILRQEKRQLIEMGNRLRAELGMVLKEGVWHPVSFKQCTVCIASGSLLPRELVKRTQCQLSILKHLQHRLTTQELQCTRQQHPSRFSSLTACPSLKEEEAPSSCREETELSSSEVWIDFSIENHGPHTFSATKADTSRKTVQTQLLSQSPSHVQQVQLSSSRTHNFCQILDTGSSRSLLSPRKNTSQGDFEVVHSIKQSEESWQNVKAKDKLETSAEDLTVRGKRLEVQQKLKSRSLFCAHLLKPKISSSMTKIRNYNIKD; this is encoded by the exons ATGCTTCATGGGCGAGCAAAGGCT atatTTCAGTATGACAATATAGGTCCTCTGTGTAAATATATCCctgctttggaaataaaaaagctgCAAGAACAGAATGCCAGCCTTCGGGCTGCTATTGCACAAATGAGGAAAGAAATGGAGAGTCTTGATGAGCAGATGTTGTCTTCTCTTCCTCAAACAGACGACAGACAACTTGCAGAACAAG GTTCATTGAGCACAAACAAAAATTCAGCTGGAACCACACTGAGCAACATCAAAGTCAGTTCAACTAAGTTGGATTGTTTAGTAAACCCGGACACAGAAGAG GGTCCAAAACCCAAAGTTCTTGAAGAAAACATGGTAGATTTTGGACAACAGCTACCTGATATAGATACTGGTATTGGTTGTCAATATAGTGTCAAACACACTCTACGAGGAATGCAAAATAAACTCAAGGAAGCAACAAGAAAAATTTCAATTCTGAGACAAGAAAAGCGGCAGCTGATTGAAATGGGAAACAGACTCAGGGCAGAACTTGGAATGGTGTTAAAGGAAG GAGTCTGGCATCCTGTTAGCTTTAAACAATGCACAGTTTGTATTGCCTCTGGTAGTCTTCTTCCAAGAGAACTTGTCAAAAGAACACAGTGTCAGCTATCAATTCTAAAGCATCTACAGCACAGACTCACAACACAG GAGCTGCAGTGCACAAGGCAACAGCATCCTTCAAGGTTCTCGTCTCTTACTGCCTGCCCTAGcttaaaggaagaagaagctCCAAGCAGCTGTagagaagaaacagaattaTCATCCAGTGAG GTTTGGATAGATTTCTCTATTGAAAATCATGGGCCACATACATTCTCAGCAACAAAGGCAGATACATCCAGAAAGACTGTTCAAACTCAGCTGCTCAGTCAGAGTCCTAGTCATGTCCAGCAGGTTCAGCTTTCTTCATCCAGAACGCATAATTTCTGTCAAATTTTAGATACGGGATCAAGCCGTTCTCTACTCAGTCCTCGGAAGAACACCAGCCAGG GGGATTTTGAAGTTGTACATTCAATCAAGCAATCTGAAGAATCTTGGCAAAATGTCAAAGCCAAGGATAAACTTGAAACATCAGCTGAAGATTTGACAGTTAGAGGAAAAAGGCTGGAAGTTCAGCAGAAGTTAAAATCCAGGAGTTTATTTTGTGCTCATctgttaaaaccaaaaatctctTCTAGCATGACAAAAATCCGCAATTACAATATTAAAGACTGA